A stretch of Triticum aestivum cultivar Chinese Spring chromosome 1D, IWGSC CS RefSeq v2.1, whole genome shotgun sequence DNA encodes these proteins:
- the LOC123170212 gene encoding uncharacterized protein codes for MKITVIVLSVVVALFGVASAVLGFIAEGTKLTRNDIEVYSNECVYPDNPAYALGLLAALLLLLAQITASAVGGCCGRCMPRGAGFSRSKAVAKSKRAIGAALCVLSWIMALIAERFFLVGAAANIPMTRETSQGRGCHAVKDGVFMMGAILSIVATVLGIVSYIMLYAAAAGATTTMGAVAGPSSAGEIRLDGIAIGHPVAAQQHAQAV; via the exons ATGAAGATTACCGTGATCGTCTTGTCCGTCGTGGTAGCATTGTTTGGGGTCGCAAGTGCCGTCCTGGGGTTCATCGCCGAGGGCACCAAGCTCACG CGGAATGACATTGAGGTGTACAGCAACGAGTGCGTGTACCCTGACAACCCGGCATACGCGCTGGGGTTACTGGCGGCCCTCCTGCTACTGTTGGCCCAGATCACCGCCTCGGCCGTCGGCGGTTGCTGCGGCCGCTGCATGCCTCGGGGCGCCGGCTTCTCCAGGTCCAAGGCCGTTGCCAAGTCCAAGCGGGCCATTGGCGCCGCCCTCTGCGTCCTCTCATG GATAATGGCGTTGATCGCGGAGCGGTTCTTCTTGGTAGGTGCGGCGGCGAACATCCCCATGACGCGCGAAACTAGCCAGGGCCGGGGGTGTCACGCCGTCAAGGACGGCGTCTTCATGATGGGGGCCATTCTCAGCATCGTCGCCACCGTGCTCGGGATCGTATCTTACATCATGCTTTACGCGGCGGCGGCTGGTGCTACTACTACCATGGGGGCCGTGGCGGGGCCGTCGTCGGCAGGCGAGATCAGGCTTGACGGGATCGCGATCGGCCACCCTGTTGCTGCTCAACAACACGCACAAGCTGTGTAG